The following are from one region of the Hemiscyllium ocellatum isolate sHemOce1 chromosome 26, sHemOce1.pat.X.cur, whole genome shotgun sequence genome:
- the LOC132828071 gene encoding proline-rich protein 2-like, whose product MGESPMTGLGMNCFLIQSPTTGAVLHLHTVTSTRPPPQGHLHTVTYSRPPPHGHLHTVTYSRPPPHGPLHTVTSSRSPPHGHLHTVTSTRPPPHGHLHPVTSTRSPPQGHLHTPPPHGHLLTVTSTRSPPHGHLLTVTSTQPPSLGPSTWPPPHGHLLTAPSSRPPPHGPLFTAPSSWPPPHGHLHTVTSSRPPPHGHLLTAPSSRSPPHGPLHMAPSSRSPPHGHLLTAPSTWPPPHGHLHMAPSSRSPPHGHLLTAPSSRSPPHGHLLTVTSTRSPPHGPLHMAPSSRSPPHGHLPMDTSSRPPPHGPLLTAAPHGHLHMAPSSRPSSRPPLHGPLLMVTSSRSPPHGHLLTAPSSRPPSHGHLLTVTSSRPPPHGPLLMVTSSRSPPHCHLLTATSKRPPPHGPLLSATSSWPPPHGPLLTAPSSRPPPHGHLLTFTSTRSPPHGPLHMAPSSRPLLTAPSTRTPPHGHLLTATSSRPPPHGPLLTAPSSRPPPHGPLLTAPSSRTPPHGQFGVAKKYWPT is encoded by the exons ACTGGCCTTGGTATGAACTGCTTCCTGATTCAGTCCCCCACAACTGGAGCTGTGCT TCACCTCCACACGGTCACCTCCACACGGCCACCTCCTCAGGGCCACCTCCACACGGTCACCTACTCGCGGCCCCCTCCTCACGGCCACCTCCACACGGTCACCTACTCGCGGCCCCCTCCTCACGGCCCCCTCCACACGGTCACCTCCTCACGGTCACCTCCACACGGTCACCTCCACACGGTCACCTCCACACGGCCACCTCCTCACGGCCACCTCCACCCGGTCACCTCCACACGGTCACCTCCTCAAGGtcacctccacacaccacctccacacGGTCACCTCCTCACGGTCACCTCCACACGGTCACCTCCTCACGGCCACCTCCTCACGGTCACCTCCACACAGCCCCCTTCTCTTGGACCCTCCACATGGCCCCCTCCTCACGGCCACCTCCTCACGGCCCCCTCTTCACGGCCCCCTCCTCACGGCCCCCTCTTCACGGCCCCCTCCTCATGGCCACCTCCTCACGGACACCTCCACACGGTCACCTCCTCACGGCCCCCTCCACACGGTCACCTCCTCACGGCCCCCTCCTCACGGTCACCTCCTCACGGCCCCCTCCACATGGCCCCCTCCTCACGGTCACCTCCACACGGCCACCTCCTCACGGCCCCCTCCACATGGCCCCCTCCTCACGGTCACCTCCACATGGCCCCCTCCTCACGGTCACCTCCTCACGGCCACCTCCTCACGGCCCCCTCCTCACGGTCACCTCCACACGGCCACCTCCTCACGGTCACCTCCACACGGTCACCTCCTCACGGCCCCCTCCACATGGCCCCCTCCTCACGGTCACCTCCACACGGTCACCTCCCCATGGACACCTCCTCACGGCCCCCTCCTCACGGCCCCCTCCTCACAGCCGCTCCTCACGGCCACCTCCACATGGCCCCCTCCTCACGCCCCTCCTCACGGCCCCCTCTTCACGGCCCCCTCCTCATGGTCACCTCCTCACGGTCACCTCCACACGGCCACCTCCTCACGGCCCCCTCCTCACGGCCCCCTTCTCATGGTCACCTCCTCACGGTCACCTCCTCACGGCCCCCTCCTCACGGCCCCCTTCTCATGGTCACCTCCTCACGGTCACCTCCTCACTGCCACCTCCTCACGGCCACCTCCAAACGGCCACCTCCTCACGGCCCCCTCCTCTCGGCCACCTCCTCATGGCCCCCTCCTCACGGCCCCCTCCTCACGGCGCCCTCTTCACGGCCCCCTCCTCATGGCCACCTCCTCACGTTCACCTCCACACGGTCACCTCCTCACGGCCCCCTCCACATGGCCCCCTCCTCACGGCCCCTCCTCACGGCCCCCTCCACACGGACACCTCCACATGGACACCTCCTCACTGCCACCTCCTCACGGCCACCTCCACACGGCCCCCTCCTCACGGCCCCCTCCTCAAGGCCACCTCCTCATGGCCCCCTGCTCACGGCCCCCtcctcacggacacctcctcatGGACAATTTGGAGTGGCCAAGAAATACTGGCCTACCTAG